The Doryrhamphus excisus isolate RoL2022-K1 chromosome 18, RoL_Dexc_1.0, whole genome shotgun sequence genome contains a region encoding:
- the ccdc51 gene encoding mitochondrial potassium channel has translation MRYKVHGSCCLSRLFLLGPRLGQVCVVRTYSAQHQPSGPKRPDGRDGPETLKKRALSALQHAGQLGQQWGQRSAQMMSATMNSWWERYEEFVGLNEVRHAQTKVTEAEAAFMVSRGMVREAHGSLEALLARLKEVRDRLDRVSREEAHYLELATLEHKLLQEERRLRTSYECTESSEREKFALFSAAVRESHEKERTRAERTKNWSIIGSVLGALIGVMGSTYINRVRLQELKGLLLEAQKGPESLQEALKVQAGNHRSQQDELRALIDTLRVTINDPKGPSPASPIRPSSTLSEVRSSNQRTESLMQSLLPQVGQLQQGLAKVHNELCGLRNLLETALQARRETPERPVGIERAGADEVLGSESMFQTLEDTQRTLGERISRSTLYNATFTYTATAITIAAVYILLRGGS, from the exons ATGAG GTACAAAGTTCATGGCTCCTGTTGTTTGtcccgcctcttcctgcttGGACCTCGGTTGGGCCAGGTGTGTGTGGTCCGAACCTACAGTGCCCAACACCAGCCAAGTGGACCAAAACGTCCTGATGGGAGGGACGGACCTGAGACGCTGAAGAAACGTGCACTGTCAGCCTTACAA CATGCAGGTCAATTGGGGCAGCAGTGGGGTCAAAGGTCGGCACAGATGATGAGTGCCACCATGAACAGTTGGTGGGAGAGATATGAGGAATTTGTTGGTCTCAACGAGGTCCGTCACGCTCAGACCAAGGTCACAGAG GCTGAAGCGGCGTTCATGGTGTCCAGGGGGATGGTACGTGAGGCCCACGGCAGCCTGGAGGCCCTTCTGGCCCGGCTGAAGGAGGTCAGGGACAGGCTGGACAGAGTTTCGAGGGAGGAGGCGCACTACCTGGAGCTGGCCACGCTGGAGCACAAACTACTGCAG GAGGAACGTCGCCTGAGGACATCGTACGAGTGTACAGAGAGCTCGGAGAGAGAGAAGTTTGCCTTGTTTTCAGCCGCCGTCCGAGAGAGTCACGAGAAGGAGAGGACGCGAGCCGAGCGTACTAAGAACTGGTCCATCATCGGCTCGGTGCTGGGAGCCCTGATTGGGGTCATGGGGTCGACGTACATCAACCGGGTCCGCCTGCAG GAGCTGAAGGGTTTGTTGCTGGAAGCCCAGAAAGGTCCAGAAAGCCTGCAGGAAGCCCTCAAAGTCCAAGCAGGAAACCACCGCTCCCAGCAGGACGAGCTGCGTGCCCTCATCGACACCCTCAGGGTCACCATAAATGACCCTAAGGGTCCGAGTCCTGCCTCACCCATCAGGCCTTCTTCAACCTTGAGTGAAGTCCGCAGTAGCAACCAAAGGACTGAATCCCTGATGCAGTCTCTTTTGCCACAAGTGGGTCAGCTCCAGCAAGGACTCGCCAAGGTCCACAACGAGCTTTGTGGTCTGAGAAACCTGCTGGAAACCGCACTGCAGGCTCGCAGGGAAACACCGGAGAGGCCGGTCGGTATCGAGAGAGCGGGAGCAGACGAGGTTCTGGGGTCGGAGTCAATGTTTCAGACTCTAGAGGACACTCAGAGGACGTTGGGGGAGCGTATCAGCCGCAGCACCCTCTATAACGCCACCTTCACGTACACGGCCACCGCTATCACCATTGCCGCCGTGTACATTCTCCTGCGAGGAGGCTCTTAG
- the dnase1l4.1 gene encoding deoxyribonuclease 1 like 4, tandem duplicate 1, whose protein sequence is MKIASFNIQKFGRNKVSDPEILQILVQIIRRYDIIVILEVVDISGMSVQTLMDALNTSNAAHHYTLKISCRLGRSRYKEQFMFLYRDDLVDLVGSYQFDDQLIDGGDVFARDPYILRFRCHNTVLKDLVMIPVHTKPQDSETELDELFDVFQHVKAKWRTDNVMILGDFNADGAYVSERDMQSIRIRCDRNFHWLIGDDVDTTASTANAHTYDRIVVYGDDMFHAVVPNSARPFNFQKAFNLSNEQALKVSDHYPVEVELKSLTEPRQETQGLLLDGELLEMKKGNLLLEREKLNLEIQILQMKLAKMTRGDKQTDEQTSSSCKML, encoded by the exons ATGAAAATAGCATCTTTCAACATCCAGAAGTTTGGAAGGAACAAAGTGTCCGACCCAGAAATCCTTCAAATTCTGGTCCAG ATTATCCGACGCTATGACATCATCGTGATCCTGGAGGTGGTGGATATCAGCGGGATGTCGGTCCAGACCCTCATGGATGCACTCAACAC gTCCAACGCGGCCCATCACTACACTCTGAAGATCAGCTGTCGCTTGGGACGGTCCCGCTACAAGGAGCAGTTCATGTTCCTTTACAG GGATGACTTGGTGGACCTGGTGGGCTCCTACCAGTTTGATGACCAGTTGATTGATGGCGGGGACGTTTTCGCCAGGGACCCTTACATCCTGCGATTCCGATGCCACAACACAG TGCTGAAGGACCTGGTGATGATCCCCGTTCACACCAAACCACAGGACTCGGAGACTGAGCTGGATGAACTTTTTGACGTCTTTCAGCACGTGAAGGCCAAGTGGAGGACAGAT AACGTGATGATCCTGGGCGACTTCAACGCAGACGGCGCGTACGTCTCAGAACGCGACATGCAGAGCATCCGCATCCGCTGCGACAGGAACTTCCACTGGCTGATCGGAGACGACGTGGACACCACGGCGAGCACCGCAAACGCACACACGTACGACAG GATCGTCGTCTACGGAGACGACATGTTCCACGCTGTTGTGCCCAACTCTGCCCGACCCTTCAACTTCCAGAAAGCGTTCAATCTCAGCAATGAgcag GCGTTGAAGGTCAGCGACCATTACCCTGTAGAAGTTGAGCTCAAGTCTCTGACGGAACCACGACAGGAAACTCAag GTCTACTGCTGGATGGAGAGCTGCTGGAGATGAAAAAGGGGAACCTGCTGCTGGAGAGGGAGAAGCTCAACCTGGAGATCCAAATCCTTCAGATGAAGCTGGCCAAGATGACGCGTGGAGATAAACAGACAGATGAACAGACGTCTTCCAGCTGCAAGATGTTGTGA